ATTTGCAGTTCCTTTTTTCGGAGTCGACTTTTCATTTATCGCCGCTTGCATTTGCTGCCGTCTTTTTTCGCAGCAAAATTGAATCCACTCGCCATAGACGTTCCAAAAACTTGCCCTCGTAATTCCTGCCGCCCGAAAATCATAGTCATCGTCGAGGTTGTGATTGAATACCGGATCCAAATCAACAAACTGCCGATCCAAGGTATGCTCTAGTGCCTCTTCTATGGCAACCGATTGTAACCAATTAACCAACTTAGGTGAACGAATGGCGTAATAGATTATACTCTGaggaaagaaaaatttaattagtataaaaaacaacacattttttcaacGAGGCAAACCTTGACGTAGTAAGAAATGAGCACTTTCCGGAACTCGAAAACCTGTAACGTAGCCGTCGCTGAGTTGTCCGAGATCGAGTACCCTTCCAGGACATACTTGGAAGCCATCACCTGCCAGGCGAGCCACCGAGTAGTGAACATAGCATTGGCACTTAACATCCGAGGCAGATGGCCAACGGTACAACAGCAACAACCTGTCGATGGTAAAGATTCCAGGTCagatttttgtggaaaaattaaCACATTGAGATTAAGTATTACCGATATTCTCCTCCACTTCTTCAGATATTGCTTCCACTTCGCGTTGCTGACAGTAGGTGCCTCGAAACTCCAGACCTCGCATTTGAAACGTACAAAGTCCGTTGCCCAGTTCGATTATATGGACTAAACAGTTAAGATAATCCGATGCcagaactaaaatttaaatacaaaaaccACCATAAATACATATTTCAGGGAAAGGAGCAGTTAGAAACACCCACCGAAACAATCGCCCTGGCTGACGGGGCCCCAGCGACCCATCAGCAGATCCCCGCACAACGAGTGCTGCAGCGATCGGGTTAGGTGCTCGTAAAAGATGCTATTCAGGTTGTTGTCGTCGGCCCCCAGATCTCGTTCCAGCTGGGAACTTAGCCTAGTGTTGGAATGGTCGATTCGGCGGGTGTTGTAGTCCCGTTCCCAGAACTTGATCGGGCGCACGTAGGAGGTGAGAAATATGGCACTTCCTGAAAAATGGAACCAAGCAAAAAACAttagatgattttaaaaaaataatttaaaagtttacaACAACACTCACCTAAAAACGGATTCAATGGTGTCGACAGCAGAGCACTGATGGCAGTTTGCAGGAACAACATCGCCGAATGTGGAACGCTAAATGGCTGTGCAAAAGCGTGGAATGCAGAACCCCAGGTTATCTGCCACGGGGCGATATAGGTGACTACGAATTGAAGCTGCCGAAAAAAAGAACCATGTTATCTTGTgactttgaacaaaataaaattgaaactacCTTCAACAAAAATTCCGTAATTTTCCGATACAAAATCGAAACGAAAAAGTAGTCTATCAAGAAAGATTCGCTCGAAAGTTTGTAGTCGATCCGGAAAAATAGAACTGTGAAAATGAGAACGATGTATTGACTACTGATGTCTGAGTAGGCATTCCGAACACCTGAAAACGAGAAGATTTGGATTAGGCATATAAAATAAGAACATCAGTGGGAATTTCTTACATTTCAATCCGCTGACAACAACCAGGATCGTGCCCATAGTAAGACCAAATTTAGAAGCAATTTCACCGGAATCTGCTGTCAGGGCACTCAGAAATATCAACGGGTAAAGGATATTGCGCTCGAAGAAACACAAAACAACGTACATCGTCTCGAACCACATGATCTTGGACAAGTTCTGCACTTCAAACAGCCCAAATTCCTTAGCCTTCAGAATCGGTTTTGCAATACACAGCCAGGGAAGATGTTTCCGCAACTGGGGCACTATATAGTGAATCAAAAATCCCAAAATGCAGGCTCCCGTGTGCAGAACGTAGTTTATGTCTGGCTGCAACACGGTAAATACCGTGCTACAATGCAAGCTGAATATGATAAGCGACAATACAGCACAGACAACTGCATCATTTTTCAATCTTGATGTAACCGTGTATTGTAACTTTTTCGGTAAGGGGTCGTCCAGTTCCTTCGTAGATTCACGATTAGCTTCTTCATCCACGTCCTTATGGATTTCATCGCTTGATCGATGGTTGTCTGGATCAGTGGATGTTTTATCATCGGAATCGGTCGACATTTTGGAATCTTCCTTACTGTTATCGTCGTAATCCGGATGAACGATTAAACTTGATTTGATCACAGCCCAAATGTAGGTAAAGTCACTAGCACAGCGGGACAGATGGTACGAAACCGTTATCAAAAACGCACAAAACATGGAAAAGAGCACGTGTTGGGTACCCGTTTCTGATAGCCCGCCATACGCAGGTCCAAACAACAATGTACAGGCCAATAACGATCGAATAACAGACAGAAACGACGACAACAAACTGCAAGCTGCATTACTTCCAAAAATATGCATATCTATTTGTTCTAGAAAATACATTGCGAATGTATTGATTTGAGGAAACAATCCCAAGCTGAACAAGAACGGAAACAGTAGAATGACCACAGAGAGTATACTTTGTATGCATTGGAGAAATTCGATGATCGATATGTGAAAACCAAAAAGGGTAATGCGATCCATTACGGATTCCGGATTGAGTTGGTATTCACGCAGCATATGGTGCGCTCCCAGCAGCAACGATGAACAAATGCAAAAATAGATCGGTCTGGAGTATGTGACCGTTTTGTTAAACCCATGGATCGGGGATGCCGCATCAGGTTGCACACTTTTCAACAGTGAATACTGGCTTCCTGCGATGACAAAACAGAAAATAAAGGCGTACAGATCCTCGTAGAACTTCAGATACAGCACAGTGGACCCAAGCAGAGACACCAATGTACAGAGAATAATCGCCAAGGCTACTTGGAACCAGTTTGTGTCACGATCAAACAACGCCAAAAGTTGCAGCCGGTTCATAGAAATGCTAAATTCCTTTATGCAGCAGAGATTGACGGGAAACTTGTAATACCGTTTGGGTCGTATCTGTGGTTCCCCAAACATTGATCTCGGAACCACATCGATAGCACTTTGTGCACTTGACAAACTGTATTCCGTCGGAGCCATCGCTTTATCAATCCCGCTCGAATTTATCGAAGTATTATTATTGTCTCCGGAAGCTCCGATTCCGACGCTTCCCCCTCCTCTACTCATTGCTATTCGCTCCTTAATGACGTCTTCTATCGTTGCTCGTTCAATCAGTTGGACCCACCGTTCCGGGTCGTCCACTAACAAATTTAAAGGCACCTCTGTTTGATCATGAAACGTAGTACTAGAACCTCCCACGCTTCGGCTGGATGTCGTTGGATTATCAATCGAGTCTATACAATAATTACAGTTGTTATTATCCTCGTCCCGGGAACTGCTCGGTCCGATTCCCGAGTTCGGTTCCATTGAAACCACCGGATGTTTGCTGCGAGACATACGCAGTCGACACTGGATCTGCCGATAGTTACGTTCCGAACCATATATTTGTGGTCGACGAAACGACGTGAAACTGGACGCCTGTTGTTCCGAAAGAGAACTATTCCCGGGAAGATAAATTGGCGGAATGGGAACTTCCGAGCGGTAGTTGAGAAAAGTTATCAAGGGTGTTGCAGTAGCATTTTCCGGTATACGCTCGGCTGACAGACGCTGTGAAAGCGTCCGATTATAGATCTTACTGCTGCTGCTCGGATAATTTTCTTCGGCACTTAATCTTCGATTAGTGATGCGATTAGACGATGTCTTGGGAATCGCTCCCAAATTCCGCGCAATCGACGATACCGTTGTTTCTGATGAcactagaaaatttaaaaaaaaaacctttataaaaCAATTGACAAATTACAGCACAACTAAACTCACCAGACCCACTTTTCTCCCGTTCAAATTCCTTCTTTCCGGATTCCTTCCGAACCTTGTGGCTCGCATCGGTTCGTGATGTTTCGTCATCGTATCCCCCGTATTCCAGTTCGAATACcatattttttattgcttcGCCACTCGCAACACCATCACCCGGAACCTTCTCACCATCGCCACATTTCCCTCCGGAATTTCGGCTGCCCTGATCCTTGACCGAAATCAACATATCCTTGGAGCTGGCACTCGTTTGTTCCCAGTCACTCGACGAAGGACCTCCGTTTTCCTCCAAGGGGCTGGATTGTTTGATCGGTGAATCATCGATGGTTATGCTCGAGGACTTTCGTATCTTATCATTGATTTTCGAAGCCGTATTCCCACTGCTCGTCGCTGGAATGATGCATGAAGTGTTTTTGGCTTCAACGATCACCAGAGGAGCTCGATTCCTTGGCTCCAGCAAAGGCGAACGAGAACCTGCATTGTTTTCGGTATCAGAATCGGTCGATTGCAGACCGCCCGGTTGGTCCAGATCAGATTCGGTATCTTGTTCAGCATCTTCATGTGGCGTTTGAGATGTTTGTGAGTGCGAGGGTGGGTTCGACTGTTGAGAGTGTTGTAACGATGCCTGACGGCTCATAGCTGCCGAACTAGACCCGAACTGATGTCGATGATGATGGTGCCTGTGAATGTGGGTATGTATAGTGTGAACACTTTCATCTTCACTTACACCTCCTCGAAGCCTATCGATGGCTTCTTCATCGTCGTCTTCCTCTTCATCGtcttcatcttcatcatcattatcatcgtcatcgtcttcGTCGTGAGCGTTTTCCGAATCCGAGTCTGGTTCAAAGTTCTCTACCTTTTCAGGCATATTTTTGATAGGCGTACTTTCATCAGCCTGCTCTGCGATTGGATAAACTGGTTCCGTATTCGAAGGATTTATATTCGAAACCGTCGAACCCTCCATGGTGGGCTTTGGGAACAGATTCAAATGCGGATTCCTGGAGAGGCATTTGCTGGGAGGCGGAATCACAATGTGTTGAGGATTT
This sequence is a window from Uranotaenia lowii strain MFRU-FL chromosome 3, ASM2978415v1, whole genome shotgun sequence. Protein-coding genes within it:
- the LOC129751882 gene encoding protein pecanex — its product is MGSQTLEILRQGVLASLTGGWFYDVHQNVFCNAVHLYIWLFLLFMPFIIYMYFPTSAAVWVVYCVLIAIIISLFKFINVALHRMYDKARTLSETNLKKPAKVPRETAGDDDAGIEMQILGTVEVVETPPVDMSSRTSVERHSDEISCANSAISIDYQEQVTSTIDLKVDVHRKNSSESSDSNGDVAGPSSAGVGGKSMVRASTMQNQSAEITSGATHKRSLSTPNQGKSLDLGTESHRDARGEKDVVDGEEGAVGGESAKDGGKKNATLRRHQYKSKRKQRFMNNQLHRQISLDSEKIGMGIAFADEATSAGANLHRHLSSEDQNNKSNTSLFHHHHHHHHHHMLALQNLDPDLYLDHSYTKSAVQLAVENIPGETTSKVYLLQQSTPIRRDSSSTMSAIQLPTLAGNSSSKSRRHSNVNSNAVTGVRPLPRSLTSVRRIKSAALETCSPSSVSNLAPTHPNSVEVIGSQTLQNPQHIVIPPPSKCLSRNPHLNLFPKPTMEGSTVSNINPSNTEPVYPIAEQADESTPIKNMPEKVENFEPDSDSENAHDEDDDDDNDDEDEDDEEEDDDEEAIDRLRGGVSEDESVHTIHTHIHRHHHHRHQFGSSSAAMSRQASLQHSQQSNPPSHSQTSQTPHEDAEQDTESDLDQPGGLQSTDSDTENNAGSRSPLLEPRNRAPLVIVEAKNTSCIIPATSSGNTASKINDKIRKSSSITIDDSPIKQSSPLEENGGPSSSDWEQTSASSKDMLISVKDQGSRNSGGKCGDGEKVPGDGVASGEAIKNMVFELEYGGYDDETSRTDASHKVRKESGKKEFEREKSGSVSSETTVSSIARNLGAIPKTSSNRITNRRLSAEENYPSSSSKIYNRTLSQRLSAERIPENATATPLITFLNYRSEVPIPPIYLPGNSSLSEQQASSFTSFRRPQIYGSERNYRQIQCRLRMSRSKHPVVSMEPNSGIGPSSSRDEDNNNCNYCIDSIDNPTTSSRSVGGSSTTFHDQTEVPLNLLVDDPERWVQLIERATIEDVIKERIAMSRGGGSVGIGASGDNNNTSINSSGIDKAMAPTEYSLSSAQSAIDVVPRSMFGEPQIRPKRYYKFPVNLCCIKEFSISMNRLQLLALFDRDTNWFQVALAIILCTLVSLLGSTVLYLKFYEDLYAFIFCFVIAGSQYSLLKSVQPDAASPIHGFNKTVTYSRPIYFCICSSLLLGAHHMLREYQLNPESVMDRITLFGFHISIIEFLQCIQSILSVVILLFPFLFSLGLFPQINTFAMYFLEQIDMHIFGSNAACSLLSSFLSVIRSLLACTLLFGPAYGGLSETGTQHVLFSMFCAFLITVSYHLSRCASDFTYIWAVIKSSLIVHPDYDDNSKEDSKMSTDSDDKTSTDPDNHRSSDEIHKDVDEEANRESTKELDDPLPKKLQYTVTSRLKNDAVVCAVLSLIIFSLHCSTVFTVLQPDINYVLHTGACILGFLIHYIVPQLRKHLPWLCIAKPILKAKEFGLFEVQNLSKIMWFETMYVVLCFFERNILYPLIFLSALTADSGEIASKFGLTMGTILVVVSGLKCVRNAYSDISSQYIVLIFTVLFFRIDYKLSSESFLIDYFFVSILYRKITEFLLKLQFVVTYIAPWQITWGSAFHAFAQPFSVPHSAMLFLQTAISALLSTPLNPFLGSAIFLTSYVRPIKFWERDYNTRRIDHSNTRLSSQLERDLGADDNNLNSIFYEHLTRSLQHSLCGDLLMGRWGPVSQGDCFVLASDYLNCLVHIIELGNGLCTFQMRGLEFRGTYCQQREVEAISEEVEENIGCCCCTVGHLPRMLSANAMFTTRWLAWQVMASKYVLEGYSISDNSATATLQVFEFRKVLISYYVKSIIYYAIRSPKLVNWLQSVAIEEALEHTLDRQFVDLDPVFNHNLDDDYDFRAAGITRASFWNVYGEWIQFCCEKRRQQMQAAINEKSTPKKGTANSSGPSGTGASAVGASTSTIPNSGVMLRSANELNHREQGGGDADGPKQPAEGESSTNNGPTMFNAGNNGGNVNSNQSFFSSNRESLVTSLCMALALLARRTLATASHSSSCGVEFFLHGLHALFKGDFRITSTRDEWVFADMELLHGVVAPAVRMSLKLHQDHFLCPDEYDDYSALFTAIDYHTKELVISHEADPLWRNAVLRGAPNLLALRHVMDDGSDEYRVIRLSKRFLSFRVIKLNRECVRGLWAGQQQELIYLRNRNPERGSIQNAKQALRNIINSSCDQPIGYPIYVSPLTTSYAETNPQLCKIIGGEITLEKIQHLLINCWNRVRQRCREGCSSGSAIIDNEMGEIQGVYSNTPTPNNTLSGTAGTLSYGSQNMSLSGAANRGSLASINKPTSSTLLAGFLNRERDSERDTLRDRAGVMKRNLSSNSKDRIDRALAASKRESYKEALAGGSGLGVAVGSSNNSSLKQQESVESTSGTHAKSNASSSMNLHMTPNTSQAATTSGSVMFTLSPPGESPYPIFSTNECSGGAASVERSDSNSSSRVKENLSEEIEPDQSQCQVHSQTQWTNTSPAIGLNKKVIIVDSLQIYDCLDLGRRIDVIWPNEQYRSCGGRSSWKDWQPQEGMVGNVIHYWQPNHPNHHFRSNVNRTILLVKIGERCVPIGEKGIKEYNTIGLMSAGASTSGTASQSSGLVSKQSSLEVAPSAAGAVSESILNHPDSQTTDDGAPTDTTKPSPESANE